A region from the Brevibacterium paucivorans genome encodes:
- a CDS encoding alpha/beta hydrolase produces the protein MSPNPPTQSQWLPDILGPGFESLPLNLPSGDRATLVRYLPQVDRNPSRGVPHLAGAPPVELHNTAVLYIHGWSDYFYHRDLARFWAHMGAHFYAVDLRNYGRNLDLSDPERTPGLIDDLGAYDEEISACLNVIAELHPHCRVVMSAHSTGGLTAALWAADNPGRVAGLVLNSPWLEFQYSASVRKLLGPLMAARNPVSPLRIALPNYYVLAVAQAHGDTPFDLRLKPPESFPVYPQFLRAVFDGHKRVERGLGLDVPVLVQMSRASLRSVNYAPQMAHADVVLDVDILAKRALDLADTVVVDRVPGAMHDVYLSEKAVRDQAFKHIMQFVRGYLGDVCA, from the coding sequence ATGAGCCCCAACCCACCTACGCAGTCGCAGTGGCTTCCGGACATTCTTGGCCCGGGGTTCGAATCCCTGCCCCTCAACCTGCCCAGCGGGGACCGGGCAACCCTGGTGAGGTACCTGCCCCAGGTTGATAGAAACCCCTCCCGAGGTGTCCCCCACCTGGCCGGCGCCCCTCCCGTGGAGCTACACAACACTGCCGTTCTTTACATTCACGGGTGGTCAGACTACTTCTACCACCGCGACTTGGCACGATTTTGGGCCCACATGGGCGCCCATTTCTACGCCGTGGACCTGCGCAACTACGGCAGAAACCTGGACCTTTCCGACCCCGAACGAACCCCGGGACTCATCGACGACCTCGGGGCGTATGACGAAGAAATTTCCGCCTGCCTGAACGTGATCGCGGAGCTTCACCCCCACTGCCGGGTGGTAATGAGCGCACACTCGACGGGCGGGCTCACGGCCGCGCTGTGGGCCGCGGACAACCCTGGGCGAGTCGCGGGCCTGGTGCTGAACTCGCCGTGGTTGGAGTTTCAATACTCCGCCAGTGTGCGAAAACTTTTAGGGCCACTCATGGCGGCGAGGAATCCGGTGAGCCCGCTTCGTATTGCCCTACCTAACTACTACGTGTTGGCGGTTGCGCAAGCCCACGGGGATACGCCGTTCGATCTTCGACTCAAACCACCCGAGTCGTTCCCCGTGTATCCGCAGTTCCTCCGGGCGGTGTTTGATGGGCACAAGCGGGTGGAACGAGGGCTTGGGCTGGACGTGCCCGTGCTGGTGCAGATGTCACGAGCCTCCTTGCGTTCCGTGAACTACGCGCCACAAATGGCGCACGCCGATGTTGTGCTCGACGTGGACATCCTGGCCAAACGGGCTCTTGACCTTGCCGACACCGTTGTTGTGGACCGTGTTCCAGGCGCTATGCACGACGTGTACCTGTCTGAAAAAGCCGTGCGTGACCAGGCGTTTAAGCACATCATGCAGTTTGTTCGCGGGTATCTTGGCGACGTGTGCGCGTGA